Proteins encoded by one window of Flavobacterium sp. N502540:
- a CDS encoding gliding motility-associated C-terminal domain-containing protein: MRILNLKSSLVLLLIPYCATSQIINTGELFVASNTPVSFVNAFDNKSKAVLINDGELFLYNHINNDGLISFSPGNSRSITRLRGVSGYQNISGNIPIELYNVEFNNTSNGNDATFQVSNYLSISGMADFKEGIIDDDSFGGLVIFENGSGCVNVSDKSFVDGEVMKNGNNDFTFPVGDQLKYRSAGISALKMDTDAFSGKYFLKDAGILYPFKNKTSNILVVNDKEYWAVKKLGSTSDLILTLSWDESVTPASITESPSEIHIVRWDSAKNSWIDVGGVVNKEDQTISSPVNLSGNGIFTTAKVKKTVSFVVYNAVSPNKDGLNDYLRIEGLDGTQNEVEIYDSRGIKVFRTTAYGTNENVFNGFANVKNVFLKNEGLPDGTYFYILSVTKDTFTTKQVGYLYLSQ, from the coding sequence ATGAGAATACTAAATTTAAAAAGCAGTCTGGTACTTTTATTGATTCCATATTGTGCCACTTCCCAAATAATCAATACAGGCGAGCTTTTTGTGGCATCCAATACTCCTGTAAGTTTTGTAAACGCTTTCGATAATAAATCTAAAGCTGTTTTAATTAATGATGGTGAATTATTTTTATACAATCATATAAACAATGACGGCTTGATCAGTTTTAGTCCTGGTAATTCCAGAAGCATAACACGATTAAGAGGAGTCTCAGGGTATCAGAATATATCCGGGAATATCCCTATCGAACTCTATAATGTCGAATTTAATAACACTAGTAATGGTAATGATGCAACTTTTCAGGTTTCTAACTATTTAAGTATTTCGGGAATGGCCGACTTCAAAGAAGGAATTATCGACGATGATTCTTTTGGAGGTCTGGTTATTTTTGAAAATGGCTCAGGCTGCGTAAATGTTAGTGACAAAAGTTTTGTAGATGGTGAAGTAATGAAAAATGGAAATAATGACTTTACCTTTCCGGTTGGAGATCAATTAAAATACCGTTCTGCTGGCATTTCTGCTCTTAAAATGGATACTGATGCTTTCAGTGGAAAATACTTTCTGAAAGATGCAGGTATTTTGTATCCTTTTAAGAATAAAACAAGCAATATTCTGGTTGTAAATGATAAAGAATACTGGGCCGTTAAAAAACTAGGAAGCACTTCAGATCTTATCCTCACTTTAAGCTGGGATGAATCGGTAACTCCGGCAAGTATTACTGAATCGCCTTCTGAGATCCATATTGTGCGTTGGGATAGTGCTAAAAATAGCTGGATTGACGTAGGCGGAGTAGTGAACAAAGAAGATCAAACGATCTCTTCTCCTGTTAATCTATCCGGTAATGGTATATTTACTACTGCTAAAGTTAAAAAAACAGTTTCTTTTGTAGTGTATAATGCCGTTTCTCCCAATAAAGACGGACTGAATGATTATCTAAGAATTGAGGGGTTAGACGGGACTCAAAATGAAGTTGAAATATACGATAGCAGAGGGATTAAAGTATTCCGAACAACAGCATATGGCACCAATGAAAACGTTTTTAATGGATTTGCTAATGTCAAAAATGTTTTCTTAAAAAACGAAGGACTGCCTGACGGAACTTATTTTTATATTCTATCCGTTACTAAAGATACTTTTACAACGAAACAAGTCGGGTATTTATATTTAAGTCAATAA